In a single window of the Acidobacteriota bacterium genome:
- the fsa gene encoding fructose-6-phosphate aldolase, translating to MKFFIDTANLNEIKEASELGLIDGVTTNPSLVAKEGDVDFAEHIRKICELVDGDVSAEVTALDADGMLAEGRELAKIAHNVVIKCPLTLEGLKATRIFRAEGTKVNVTLCFSAAQALLAAKAGATYISPFIGRLDDISQDGMQLIRDIVQIYDNYGFATEVLAASIRHPMHIVDCALAGADVATIPFKVIKQLVSHPLTDKGLEAFLADWHKSGRS from the coding sequence ATGAAATTCTTTATTGATACCGCGAACCTTAATGAGATCAAAGAAGCGAGCGAACTCGGCCTTATCGACGGCGTAACCACGAATCCGTCTCTGGTCGCCAAAGAAGGTGATGTAGATTTCGCAGAACATATCCGTAAGATATGTGAGCTCGTGGATGGCGACGTTTCAGCCGAGGTTACCGCTCTGGATGCAGATGGGATGTTGGCAGAAGGGCGTGAGTTGGCAAAGATCGCTCATAACGTGGTCATTAAGTGCCCGCTGACGCTCGAAGGCCTCAAAGCAACCCGGATCTTCAGGGCCGAAGGTACAAAAGTAAACGTCACACTTTGTTTTTCGGCTGCTCAAGCCCTTCTTGCGGCCAAAGCGGGTGCTACCTACATCTCACCTTTCATCGGAAGACTCGACGACATCTCGCAAGATGGTATGCAGCTCATCCGCGACATTGTTCAGATCTATGACAATTACGGCTTCGCAACAGAGGTTTTGGCGGCGTCAATACGGCATCCGATGCACATTGTGGACTGTGCCTTGGCCGGAGCTGACGTTGCAACAATTCCCTTCAAGGTGATCAAACAGCTTGTATCGCACCCGCTTACGGACAAAGGACTTGAGGCATTTCTTGCAGACTGGCATAAAAGCGGAAGATCGTAG
- a CDS encoding fumarylacetoacetate hydrolase family protein, whose amino-acid sequence MKISIDADFRPSKIVCVGRNYADHAAELGNAVPSEPLLFLKAPSSLIFDGESIVIPDQSAQVEHEGELAVIISSICRMLQPSADVTPYIRGYTCLNDVTARDLQKKDVQFARAKSFDTFCPIGPHIAAEIDVSDLNVTVRVNGELKQSGRTSQMVFPVDELIRYISNQMTLYPGDIIATGTPAGVSTLSQGDVCTVEIEGIGILSNPVVQRTTS is encoded by the coding sequence ATGAAAATATCCATAGACGCAGATTTTAGGCCTTCAAAGATCGTTTGTGTTGGCAGAAACTACGCCGACCATGCGGCTGAATTGGGAAATGCAGTGCCTTCGGAGCCGCTTCTCTTTTTGAAAGCACCATCTTCGCTTATCTTCGATGGCGAAAGCATCGTGATTCCCGATCAAAGTGCTCAAGTAGAACATGAAGGAGAACTCGCGGTCATTATATCCAGTATTTGCAGAATGTTACAGCCATCAGCTGATGTAACACCTTATATTCGTGGATACACTTGTCTCAATGATGTCACGGCAAGAGACCTGCAGAAAAAGGACGTTCAATTCGCCAGAGCAAAGTCTTTTGATACTTTTTGCCCGATAGGCCCGCACATCGCGGCCGAAATCGACGTCAGCGACCTTAACGTAACAGTTAGGGTGAACGGTGAATTGAAGCAAAGCGGAAGAACTTCGCAAATGGTATTTCCGGTTGACGAGCTAATACGATATATTTCAAATCAAATGACCCTCTACCCGGGCGACATTATTGCAACAGGTACTCCCGCCGGCGTCTCAACCTTATCGCAGGGCGACGTGTGTACCGTTGAGATCGAAGGGATCGGGATACTCAGTAATCCTGTTGTACAAAGAACCACGTCTTAA
- the hslU gene encoding ATP-dependent protease ATPase subunit HslU codes for MTPRQIVEELDRYVVGQNAAKKAVAVALRNRIRRQKLPSEIAEDVLPKNILMIGSTGVGKTEIARRLAKLADSPFVKVEASKFTEVGYVGRDVESMIRELADVAVDMERQSAFEDVRLRAEQNAEDRILDILLPRNDYGYSMPDSMESEADRRSNERTREKLREQLKAGQLEERLIEINVQERPNASIDFVGGQGMEEMGVNLRDMLGNMFPSKTVHKKVSVGEARQYFIREEQENLVDSESITQKALQKAQASGIVFLDEIDKVAGRQSGSSSGPDVSREGVQRDLLPIVEGTNVNTKYGMLSTDHILFIAAGAFHVSKPADLIPELQGRFPIRVELESLTIYDLKRILTQPKNSLIKQYQALLRTEEVELEFTDDAIDRIAEFTEEINKSTENIGARRLHTLVEKILEDISFAGSELSGSRQIIDAAYVNEKVSVLVEDRDLRQYIL; via the coding sequence ATGACCCCGCGTCAGATCGTTGAAGAACTGGATCGATATGTTGTCGGACAGAATGCCGCCAAAAAGGCGGTCGCCGTTGCTCTGCGAAACCGTATTCGCCGCCAGAAATTACCGTCGGAGATCGCAGAGGACGTTCTTCCTAAGAATATCTTAATGATCGGATCTACCGGCGTTGGTAAGACCGAGATCGCACGCAGACTGGCAAAACTCGCGGACTCACCGTTCGTAAAGGTCGAAGCTTCAAAGTTTACCGAAGTAGGATATGTCGGCCGGGACGTTGAGAGCATGATCCGTGAATTAGCCGACGTCGCTGTCGACATGGAGCGGCAGTCAGCCTTTGAAGATGTCAGGCTGCGCGCCGAGCAGAATGCCGAAGACCGGATACTGGATATTTTGCTTCCACGTAATGACTACGGCTATTCCATGCCGGACAGCATGGAATCAGAAGCGGACCGCAGGTCAAACGAACGGACCCGGGAAAAGCTCCGTGAACAGCTAAAGGCCGGCCAGTTGGAGGAACGCCTGATCGAGATAAATGTCCAAGAAAGGCCAAATGCATCTATCGACTTTGTCGGTGGTCAGGGCATGGAGGAAATGGGCGTTAACCTCCGTGACATGCTCGGCAACATGTTCCCTTCCAAAACCGTTCACAAGAAAGTCTCGGTAGGCGAAGCAAGGCAATATTTTATCCGTGAGGAGCAAGAGAATTTGGTCGATTCTGAATCGATCACTCAAAAGGCACTGCAAAAGGCCCAAGCTAGCGGGATAGTCTTTCTGGACGAAATAGACAAGGTTGCGGGCCGCCAGAGCGGATCAAGCTCCGGGCCCGATGTTTCACGCGAAGGCGTACAGCGCGACTTGCTGCCGATCGTTGAAGGGACGAATGTCAATACGAAATACGGCATGTTGAGTACTGACCACATCCTTTTCATCGCCGCCGGAGCCTTTCACGTCTCAAAGCCGGCAGATCTGATCCCGGAACTGCAGGGACGATTTCCGATCCGTGTCGAGCTTGAGTCGCTTACGATCTACGACCTTAAGCGGATATTGACGCAGCCGAAAAATTCCCTGATCAAACAGTATCAGGCACTATTGAGAACCGAGGAGGTGGAGCTCGAGTTCACGGACGATGCGATCGACCGCATTGCGGAATTCACGGAGGAGATCAATAAATCGACCGAAAATATAGGTGCTCGAAGGCTGCATACGCTTGTTGAAAAGATCCTGGAAGATATAAGTTTCGCCGGTTCCGAACTTTCCGGCTCACGGCAAATAATTGATGCCGCCTACGTCAATGAAAAGGTCTCCGTATTGGTCGAAGACCGCGATCTCAGGCAGTACATTCTCTGA
- the hslV gene encoding ATP-dependent protease subunit HslV: MSANVIDGKFRSTTVILVKRGNSTAIAADGQVTLGDTVIKATARKIRKLAGGSIVAGFAGSTADAFALLTRFESKLEQFQRQLERAAIELSKDWRTDKYLRNLEALLIVADKDDAFLVSGKGDVIAADDGILAIGSGSMYALSAARALAKHTQLSAREIAEESLRIASDVCIYTNSELTVEEI; encoded by the coding sequence ATGTCTGCTAATGTCATCGACGGCAAGTTCCGCTCGACAACCGTTATACTGGTAAAACGGGGAAACAGTACCGCAATTGCGGCTGACGGCCAGGTCACGCTCGGCGACACAGTTATAAAAGCCACTGCAAGAAAGATCAGAAAGTTGGCCGGGGGCAGCATTGTGGCGGGATTTGCGGGCTCGACGGCCGATGCGTTTGCCCTTCTGACGAGGTTCGAGTCGAAACTTGAACAATTCCAGCGCCAATTGGAGCGGGCGGCGATCGAACTGAGTAAGGATTGGCGCACTGACAAATACCTTCGGAATCTAGAGGCCCTCTTGATCGTGGCCGACAAAGACGATGCTTTTTTGGTATCGGGCAAAGGTGACGTGATCGCCGCGGATGACGGGATCCTCGCTATCGGGTCGGGCAGCATGTATGCGCTTTCGGCCGCTCGAGCGTTGGCCAAGCACACACAACTTTCGGCTCGCGAGATCGCTGAGGAGTCGCTCAGGATCGCGTCAGACGTCTGCATTTACACCAATTCGGAACTCACGGTAGAGGAAATTTAG
- a CDS encoding gamma-glutamyl-gamma-aminobutyrate hydrolase family protein produces the protein MVRRPRIGITTRLELSTGRYYLDRRYCTAVEASGGIPILIPLIPTTEFVRQMIDCVDGLLLPGSNTDVDPSYYGEEPEPLLGTVIPEKDETDLLALRFAEENALPILAICFGMQVLNVFRGGSLIQDMASGGLTTLKHDQGMPYERNSHSVSIEADSMLSRLDPVRSADGEIRVNSSHHQAIKSVGRDLAAVAWASDGVIEAIEDTRNGRWALGVQWHPEMTFDHDPVSKEIFKVFVEISRNRTA, from the coding sequence ATGGTGCGCCGCCCTAGGATCGGAATAACAACTCGCCTTGAACTTAGTACCGGAAGGTACTACCTCGACAGGCGTTATTGCACAGCGGTTGAGGCATCTGGCGGTATTCCGATCTTGATCCCGCTGATACCGACAACCGAGTTTGTTCGGCAGATGATTGATTGCGTTGACGGGCTTTTGCTGCCCGGCAGCAACACGGATGTTGATCCGTCGTATTACGGTGAGGAACCTGAGCCTCTATTAGGAACGGTGATTCCCGAGAAGGACGAAACTGACCTTCTAGCTTTGCGGTTTGCGGAAGAGAATGCCCTTCCGATCCTCGCTATTTGCTTTGGAATGCAGGTGCTAAATGTTTTCCGCGGTGGATCGCTAATTCAGGACATGGCGTCCGGCGGATTAACCACGCTAAAGCACGATCAAGGTATGCCATATGAGCGGAATTCACACTCAGTTTCGATCGAGGCGGACTCCATGCTTTCAAGATTAGATCCCGTGCGCTCTGCTGACGGGGAAATTAGGGTGAACTCTTCGCATCACCAGGCGATAAAGAGCGTTGGACGCGATCTTGCGGCAGTTGCTTGGGCATCCGATGGGGTGATAGAGGCCATCGAAGACACACGCAACGGCAGATGGGCTTTGGGCGTGCAATGGCATCCGGAAATGACGTTTGACCATGACCCGGTCTCAAAGGAAATATTTAAAGTGTTTGTTGAGATATCGCGAAATAGAACAGCATAA
- the recO gene encoding DNA repair protein RecO: MALFESDAIILRSYDLSDADRIVVMLTADHGLIRAVAKGSKRSKSKFGSSLEFLSITSVAYAQKESQELAGLRSVELQWSSFSLASDPAVLQDMSHLTELLLSMTPAQEPNEKLFRLVKAVVVVLAEDTGKVFALRPYFKVWLLRLAGYLPDLNRCDVCGTRIADDAESDITAASQIICGQCIRSKDKLRSGALKIARYLLKQHPGVFCRQISGAVPAELSSLEGIADRLLEGALGKPFGTIRGIRSLSAKELN; this comes from the coding sequence GTGGCGCTGTTTGAGTCAGACGCAATAATACTTCGTTCATATGATCTGTCTGACGCTGATCGGATAGTCGTAATGCTGACGGCCGATCATGGATTGATCCGGGCGGTTGCGAAAGGGTCGAAACGTTCAAAGAGCAAGTTCGGAAGCTCACTCGAATTCCTCTCGATCACTTCGGTCGCTTACGCTCAGAAAGAATCTCAAGAACTTGCCGGCCTGCGGTCGGTCGAACTTCAGTGGTCATCATTCAGCCTTGCGAGTGATCCTGCGGTGTTGCAGGATATGTCACATTTGACCGAATTGCTGTTGTCTATGACGCCCGCTCAAGAGCCTAATGAAAAACTCTTTCGCCTTGTCAAGGCCGTCGTTGTAGTTTTGGCAGAGGACACGGGAAAGGTTTTTGCTCTCCGGCCGTATTTTAAGGTGTGGCTCCTGCGGCTTGCAGGGTATTTGCCGGACCTGAACAGGTGTGACGTATGCGGCACGCGAATCGCGGATGACGCCGAATCCGATATCACTGCTGCCTCGCAAATTATCTGCGGACAATGCATCAGATCTAAGGACAAATTGCGCTCGGGAGCTCTTAAGATCGCGCGGTATTTACTGAAACAACATCCAGGTGTTTTTTGCCGACAGATCTCGGGAGCCGTGCCCGCCGAATTGAGTAGTCTTGAGGGTATCGCCGACAGGCTCTTGGAAGGGGCATTGGGCAAACCTTTCGGAACAATTCGCGGAATTAGGTCGTTATCTGCAAAGGAATTGAATTAA
- a CDS encoding LptF/LptG family permease has product MSAWVLLSVVLFVQQASRFSEILFDIDIPLALAFQLSIALIPNVISFTAPMALLVGTIIGLARLEEAHEITAAMAAGNGPLQIVLPIALFGLVVSAFAFMVNSIGLPAAAAMVRSVATQSAIRKLEDPIEPGVVTEMAGLTVYVDEGDIENGIWKRIMIFSDSNPDKRVRLITANSGRLDVSGDRSELVLERALVTTFPAAADSKFAVETAGEVRFGVQTGREALLKRLSEVNLTPEELGIFELSEYAAEKGGSEKIEARLIQQRRILLSAAPVLFSILGTFVALRVRRRGRGVGVLVSLGILVGFYLLTFFGEQLARTGTVPIYSSILLPIAGSIAAIFLLRSMPRSTIAGDVADAVSSRFRGRRKSDTPSLFDRILDVSSGIRDFEFSVALVKHYVTSVIFLTVIFLVFTAFELWKFAGAMEGGIVLLLKYLLFMIPYVYLQIAPISAMLAALTTYAIKSGQNEVVAWASSGVSGYRLIVPGVLVMLGIGLLNFAIADVISPEMNKQQDELRSALRSRGSQSTPKDGQWHVGTSAIYMQSSAIFASDNHVALGTNTTRQLTIVKNAFGSDRQHLYQSDGASWSSGRYMLSGKVKELKIIPGAVTEREPNEAWLEEMRDPSVGELGNPNHRSLSDLRSVLEEGSADSGSRNLQIAIEKRLSVVILPLLFGLMAISFGLSLSSKGRAYAVAKAVGLSLIFVLVSGGAEQLGRAGSLPPLVAVWGPIGVFLMLSVLLISRIRT; this is encoded by the coding sequence TTGTCTGCATGGGTTCTACTCAGCGTTGTTCTGTTCGTACAACAGGCGAGCCGATTTTCTGAGATACTCTTCGATATTGATATACCGCTCGCTCTAGCGTTCCAGCTTTCGATCGCGTTGATCCCTAACGTTATTTCGTTCACAGCACCGATGGCTCTTCTGGTCGGCACGATCATTGGATTGGCAAGGCTGGAGGAGGCCCACGAGATAACGGCTGCTATGGCTGCCGGAAACGGGCCATTGCAGATCGTACTTCCTATAGCTCTTTTCGGGTTGGTAGTTTCCGCTTTTGCATTTATGGTCAACTCGATCGGACTGCCGGCCGCCGCCGCGATGGTTCGATCGGTCGCCACCCAATCGGCCATCAGAAAGCTTGAGGATCCGATCGAGCCCGGTGTTGTGACCGAAATGGCTGGACTAACGGTTTACGTCGATGAAGGTGATATTGAGAACGGGATCTGGAAACGCATCATGATCTTTAGCGATTCCAACCCGGATAAAAGAGTGCGTCTGATAACGGCAAACTCCGGGCGGCTCGATGTTTCCGGCGACCGATCAGAACTTGTTCTTGAGCGGGCCTTGGTCACTACCTTTCCGGCAGCAGCGGACAGCAAATTTGCCGTTGAAACAGCGGGCGAGGTCAGATTTGGGGTCCAGACGGGAAGGGAGGCACTTTTGAAGCGTCTCAGTGAAGTAAACCTAACGCCCGAGGAGCTTGGAATATTCGAACTTTCAGAATATGCAGCTGAAAAAGGCGGTTCGGAAAAGATCGAAGCAAGGCTCATTCAGCAAAGGAGAATATTGCTTTCGGCGGCGCCGGTGTTGTTTTCGATATTGGGTACTTTTGTCGCCTTAAGGGTAAGGCGTCGCGGACGAGGTGTAGGTGTCCTGGTCTCGCTCGGAATATTGGTCGGGTTTTATCTGCTTACATTTTTCGGCGAACAGCTAGCAAGAACCGGAACGGTTCCTATATATTCGTCGATCCTGCTCCCAATTGCGGGTTCAATTGCTGCAATTTTCCTGCTCCGTTCAATGCCAAGATCTACGATCGCCGGCGATGTGGCTGACGCGGTCTCATCACGATTTCGAGGGAGAAGGAAAAGTGACACGCCGTCATTATTCGACCGGATACTCGACGTCTCTTCCGGCATCAGAGACTTCGAATTTTCAGTCGCACTTGTAAAACACTATGTGACGTCGGTGATCTTTTTGACCGTCATATTTTTGGTGTTCACCGCCTTTGAGCTTTGGAAGTTCGCGGGAGCAATGGAAGGAGGGATAGTTCTGCTGTTGAAATATCTTCTTTTCATGATCCCATACGTCTATCTTCAGATCGCACCGATCTCTGCAATGCTGGCCGCATTGACCACTTATGCAATAAAGTCAGGTCAAAACGAGGTGGTAGCCTGGGCAAGCAGCGGTGTCAGCGGATACCGCCTAATAGTGCCCGGCGTATTAGTAATGCTGGGTATTGGGCTGCTAAATTTTGCTATCGCTGACGTGATCTCGCCCGAAATGAACAAGCAGCAAGACGAATTGCGCAGCGCGCTGAGGTCAAGGGGCAGCCAAAGCACGCCAAAAGATGGGCAGTGGCATGTCGGAACTTCGGCTATTTACATGCAGTCCTCCGCAATATTTGCATCTGATAACCATGTAGCATTGGGGACAAATACTACGAGGCAATTGACGATAGTTAAGAATGCATTTGGAAGCGACCGGCAACATCTGTACCAGAGCGATGGTGCTTCGTGGTCTTCGGGGAGATACATGTTATCCGGCAAAGTGAAAGAGCTTAAGATCATCCCGGGGGCTGTCACTGAACGGGAACCCAACGAAGCGTGGCTCGAGGAGATGCGTGATCCCAGTGTGGGGGAACTGGGCAATCCCAATCATCGATCCCTAAGCGATTTGCGTTCCGTTTTGGAGGAAGGTTCGGCGGACAGCGGGTCTCGGAATTTGCAGATAGCAATTGAGAAACGCTTGTCTGTTGTGATCCTTCCGCTTTTGTTCGGGTTGATGGCTATCTCATTCGGCCTCAGCCTAAGCAGTAAGGGAAGGGCTTATGCGGTCGCGAAGGCTGTCGGGCTTTCACTGATCTTTGTACTGGTCTCAGGTGGTGCTGAGCAACTGGGTCGAGCAGGCAGTTTGCCTCCGTTAGTTGCGGTTTGGGGCCCGATCGGTGTGTTCCTTATGCTTTCAGTTCTTCTGATCTCTCGAATTCGAACATAA
- a CDS encoding adenosylhomocysteinase — MANPVTSMEYDIKDINLAPQGKQRIEWADREMPVLRLIRERFEAEKPLTGVKLVACAHITTETANLARTLQAGGAEATLIASNPLSTQDDVAASLVADWGIPVMAIKGESTETYVRHVRAALDTNPNMIIDDGSDVVATMIKEKPELTNGLIGTTEETTTGIVRLKAMVKAGVLNFPSIAVNDAQTKHFFDNRYGTGQSTLDGIIRATNILLAGKTLVVVGYGWCGKGCAMRARGLGANVVVTEIDPIKAIEAVMDGFRVMPMKEAAKVGDFFVTVTGNRHVIDREHFEAMKDGAIVCNSGHFDLELNLDALKEMSQPAVMRRPFVEEYVTNAGKSVIVLGEGRLINLAAAEGHPASVMDMSFANQALSAEYLVKNRGTLPAGVHVLPEEVDQEIASLKLRAMGVSIDSLTPEMVEYMSSWETGT, encoded by the coding sequence ATGGCTAATCCGGTAACATCAATGGAATACGATATCAAAGACATCAACCTCGCTCCGCAAGGTAAACAACGCATCGAATGGGCTGACCGCGAAATGCCGGTTCTCCGCCTTATTCGGGAGCGGTTCGAGGCTGAAAAGCCGTTGACCGGCGTCAAACTCGTCGCGTGTGCTCACATTACTACTGAAACGGCAAACTTGGCCCGGACTCTGCAGGCCGGCGGTGCCGAGGCGACATTGATCGCGTCAAACCCGCTTTCCACTCAAGACGACGTCGCGGCTTCACTTGTTGCCGACTGGGGCATCCCGGTGATGGCGATCAAAGGCGAATCTACTGAAACATATGTTCGTCACGTCAGGGCGGCTCTCGACACAAATCCCAATATGATCATCGACGACGGTTCTGATGTCGTCGCTACGATGATCAAGGAAAAGCCGGAGCTGACGAACGGCCTGATCGGCACGACCGAAGAGACCACGACCGGCATTGTCCGCCTTAAGGCGATGGTGAAAGCCGGCGTGTTGAACTTCCCTTCAATCGCTGTAAACGACGCCCAAACAAAGCACTTTTTCGACAATCGCTATGGGACCGGCCAGTCAACGCTCGACGGCATTATCCGAGCAACGAATATTCTTTTGGCAGGCAAAACGCTCGTTGTTGTCGGTTACGGCTGGTGCGGCAAAGGCTGCGCGATGCGTGCCCGTGGATTGGGAGCTAACGTGGTCGTAACGGAGATCGATCCGATCAAGGCGATCGAGGCCGTGATGGACGGATTTCGTGTAATGCCAATGAAAGAAGCTGCCAAAGTCGGCGACTTTTTCGTAACCGTAACCGGAAACCGCCATGTCATTGATAGAGAACACTTCGAAGCGATGAAGGACGGTGCGATCGTTTGCAATAGCGGCCATTTTGATCTTGAACTCAACCTCGACGCCCTAAAGGAAATGTCGCAGCCTGCTGTTATGCGTCGGCCCTTTGTTGAGGAATATGTGACCAATGCGGGCAAGAGCGTTATCGTGTTGGGCGAAGGCCGCCTGATCAACCTTGCAGCTGCTGAGGGCCACCCGGCGAGCGTAATGGATATGTCATTCGCAAACCAGGCGCTTTCTGCTGAGTATCTCGTGAAAAACCGCGGCACTTTGCCGGCAGGCGTCCATGTACTTCCTGAAGAAGTGGATCAAGAGATCGCATCGCTCAAGCTTAGGGCAATGGGCGTTTCCATTGATTCTCTCACTCCGGAAATGGTCGAATATATGTCGAGCTGGGAAACCGGAACGTAA
- a CDS encoding methionine adenosyltransferase: MSNGNFLFTSESVTEGHPDKIADNVSDAILDAILEQDPMARVACETMVTTGLAVIAGEITTTANVNYKQIIRDTIHEIGYNDAEFGYDSNTCSVIDAIGTQSPDIAQGVDTGGAGDQGLMFGFACNETPELMPMPIQMAHNLTRRLSQVRRDGTIPYLRPDGKSQVSIEYRDGKPFRVEAVVISTQTADLDIEDIRADVMEHVIKPVIPGELLDDNTKYHINPTGKFVIGGPMGDAGLTGRKIIVDTYGGYAPHGGGAFSGKDATKVDRSAAYMARYIAKNVVAAGLADKCTLQLAYAIGVAEPVSVLIDTHGSGVIDDERIADIVRENFTLTPKAIIETLDLRRPIFKQTARFGHFGRANDEFSWERTDKAEALRSAAMEHKGVGTNG; the protein is encoded by the coding sequence TTGAGCAACGGTAATTTTCTATTCACTTCCGAATCGGTAACGGAAGGCCACCCCGACAAGATCGCTGACAACGTATCTGACGCAATTCTCGATGCGATCCTCGAACAAGACCCTATGGCTCGTGTCGCGTGCGAGACCATGGTGACCACCGGACTTGCGGTAATTGCCGGTGAGATCACGACCACCGCGAACGTCAATTACAAACAGATCATTCGAGACACTATCCATGAGATCGGCTATAACGACGCTGAGTTTGGATATGATTCGAACACCTGCAGCGTCATTGACGCAATCGGCACCCAATCACCTGACATTGCGCAGGGCGTTGACACCGGAGGAGCGGGCGACCAGGGGCTGATGTTCGGTTTTGCCTGTAATGAAACGCCTGAGCTCATGCCTATGCCTATACAGATGGCTCACAACCTGACCCGCAGGCTTTCGCAGGTGCGTCGCGACGGTACAATTCCCTACTTGCGGCCCGACGGCAAATCTCAGGTCTCTATCGAATACCGTGACGGCAAACCGTTCCGGGTAGAGGCCGTTGTGATCTCGACGCAGACCGCAGATCTCGACATTGAAGATATCCGAGCCGATGTAATGGAACATGTGATCAAGCCCGTCATTCCAGGTGAGCTTTTGGACGACAATACGAAGTACCACATTAATCCGACAGGAAAATTCGTTATCGGCGGCCCCATGGGCGATGCCGGATTGACAGGGCGAAAGATCATTGTCGACACCTATGGCGGCTATGCTCCGCACGGCGGCGGCGCTTTTTCCGGCAAGGATGCGACGAAGGTAGACAGATCTGCGGCCTACATGGCTCGCTACATCGCCAAGAATGTTGTCGCTGCAGGACTTGCAGACAAGTGCACATTGCAGCTCGCCTATGCGATCGGCGTTGCCGAACCTGTCTCGGTTCTTATTGATACGCACGGCTCCGGCGTGATCGACGATGAGAGGATCGCGGATATTGTCAGAGAAAATTTTACGCTTACACCCAAGGCGATCATTGAAACACTCGATCTTCGCCGTCCGATCTTTAAGCAGACCGCTCGTTTCGGTCACTTTGGGCGTGCTAACGACGAGTTTTCATGGGAAAGGACCGACAAAGCTGAGGCTCTGAGGTCGGCAGCAATGGAACATAAGGGAGTTGGAACCAATGGCTAA
- a CDS encoding bifunctional nuclease family protein has product MPEDRNLIEVKIGALIMDPNTNSPIVVLKGVESEAVLPIWVGAFEANAIALEIEKVLPQRPMTHDLLRNLIIQCGLEAQRVIVTDLAENTFYARVELIDVHSNEVSLDARPSDAIALALRLDCPIFVDQDVLDKSAAENQPGPTPTDDEPPVEEWPELIG; this is encoded by the coding sequence ATGCCTGAAGATCGTAATCTGATCGAAGTAAAGATCGGAGCTTTGATAATGGATCCGAACACCAATTCTCCGATCGTAGTGCTGAAAGGCGTCGAGTCGGAAGCTGTCCTTCCGATATGGGTTGGGGCATTTGAAGCCAACGCCATCGCTCTTGAGATCGAAAAGGTCCTTCCTCAGCGGCCGATGACTCACGATCTGCTGCGAAACCTGATCATTCAATGCGGCCTTGAAGCTCAGAGGGTCATCGTAACGGACCTTGCCGAGAATACCTTCTACGCACGCGTTGAACTGATAGATGTGCATAGCAACGAGGTCTCACTCGACGCACGTCCGTCAGATGCGATCGCTCTTGCCCTGAGGCTTGATTGCCCAATATTTGTAGACCAGGACGTTCTGGACAAGTCGGCAGCCGAAAACCAGCCGGGGCCCACTCCGACGGACGACGAGCCGCCGGTGGAAGAATGGCCCGAGCTGATCGGCTGA